The genomic segment CTTTGTGTTTCCTGCCACCGGAAAAATCGCGCGCAATCGTCTCCCCGCTCATCGCTTTGCGCTAGCGATGGCGATTGCCGACATGTGCTTTGGAATCGGTGCCGTTTCGGCCGTGTTCATACCAGCCTTCTTTACGGATACTCCCTGGCGTTTACTCATGCAGGGGCAGGCATTTCTCGGGCTGGGCTTGGGGGCCCTGCTCTGGGTGACCCTGTTTTTCACAAAACCTGACCACACTCTGCCGCAAGCAGCAGCAAGCGCCACGCGCAGCATTGCAGATTCGCTCAAACGCCCCTTTGTGCGTCTGGGAATAGGACTCTATATCTGGGGCGCAGGGCTAATCCTCGGCTTCGGTGGATACTGGAATGTGAAGCTTCAGCGGGCCTGCGGTTGCAGCACAGCTGAGATCTCGACACTGGAGCTGGGGCTTTTCTCCGGTCTGGCCGCGGGTATGCTGGTGGCGGGCATCCTCGGGGCGCGTGTCGAGCGTTTGCGGAACATTTTTCGCATCTCGACGACCCTAACCCTCGTATTGATGACGGTAACCCTGGGGGTTTCGACGACTGCTTCCACCGATCAGCTGCTGGTCTTGATGGTCGCCCTGGGCCTACTCATTGGCACCTGTTCGCTAAGCTTCGCGGTGGCCTGCCTTGGACTTCCAGCGAACCACGCTGCAACGGTCGTGGCAATCGTCAACGCCGGGGGCTGTTTGAGCGGCGCTCTTCTGCAGGCGCTTCCAATCTGGCTAGGCGAAGGCAACGCCACTTTTTCCACCATCAGTATCACCTATTTTGGCATTGCCATCTTCGGTGCCTGGATCGCCTGGCGCATGCCGCGTTTAACGAATCCAGCTGAGTCCCCATGAGAGGGGTGGCTGCCAGAGACGTTGGGGCATTGATTTAGCGCGACAGCGAGCATGCGAAGAGATTTACTCACAACAGCCCTTTTAATTGTCCTATACTCTGGCACCATCTGAGACTCTATATGTGGAGATAATAATGAAACGACTCTTTTTATGTACGGTTGCCGCGCTACTGTTTAGCGGTCCCGCGGCGGCAGAATCTACCTTGAGCATTACCCATGGCCCAACGCCAGCGCCTACGATTCTCGACATGGGACAAAAGGGTGATTCCGTGGGTGATGTCCGGATTTGGCGGTTTAGCGCCAGGTCGTCCGATAATCAGGATGTCATGATGGATTGGCTGATGACCACTACCGGCTATGCAGCACACACAAAGGAGCTTGAAAGTCGGGTCACACTCTCGGTTGTTTCTTTCGATGTTAAAGGTAAGGATACTATCCAGCTACAGGGCGTTGGTCTGTATCCCATTACTGGATCGACATTAAAAACTGAGGACATTTTGGAGCGTGCAGTGATTGGAGGAACCGGAAAATATATAGGCGCTAGCGGTGCCGTTACCTCCACACATCTGGCTGATGGTTCCTGGCGGCATGTCTTTCATTTAGACTAAACGTAGGCTGTGAAGGTCACCCCTGAAGGGGCAAACATCATCGCTTGACGCATGTTACGATCCGATAGAAAGCGCGCAGGACAAACATAATGAGACGACTGGTGACGTTTCTGATTTGGGCCATTATCGCCCTCCTGCTGGTAGCGATAACGGCCTACCTGCTGGCCCGTTCCGGCCTCAAAGATATGGATCAATCTGCCAGGACAGAACTGGGAGGTGACTATCTGGAGACCCCCCGCGGCATCCTCTCCTACTCTCGTCTCGGCGACGAAAAAGCCCCTGCTATCATTTTGGTTCATGGCTTCAGCACACCAAAATTTGTCTGGGATCAGATCACCCCAGAGCTTCTTAAAGCCGGTTATCAGGTTATCGCTTACGATCACTTCGGCCGGGGCTTCTCTGATCGGCCGGAAGGCCCCTACAATGCTGGCCTCTACCGGGATGAATTGTCTTCACTGATCTCCGGCCTGCAACTGACCACTCCCCTTGCTCTGGTGGGTTACTCCATGGGTGGAGCCAACGTGGTTGACTACGCAGCCACCCACCCGGACCAGATTAAACAGCTCGTACTTATTGCACCGGCGGGGTATATGGGAGCGACAGATTACGCATCGGTTCTGTTAGCTCCGGGTGTCGGCGAGTGGCTGTTTACCGTATTCGGACCATATTATGCTCACAGCAGTATCAAGGCAGAGGTAGACGCGGAACGAGCCCCCGGAAATATGCTCACGTTGTTTGATGCACAGGCTGGCTACAAGGGCTACTCCGACGCATTGCTTTCAACGTTACGCCACTACCCCATGGGCGACTTCGGCGACCGCTACCGAGCGCTGGGCGCAACGAACATTCCCGTGACCGCGATCTGGGGAACGGCCGACAGCATCGTACCCTATACCGGCGCGGCGCTTATGGCCGATGCAGTGCCGCAGATGGAACTGATCACGCTGGAGAACGGCAATCATAATATAACGTTTGGCCAGCCCGCCGCCGTCGCGGACGCACTTTTAAAGGCTCTCAAGACACCCTGAGCTCGCTGTAGACAATTGAGGTCTCTCAGCCTGTTTCTCATGGGATTCCAGATTCACCGCCGTAGTCCCCAGCTGACTGAGGCAGAGACTTTATCGCCTCAATCTTGGCAGACACTCGTCCGAAGCGAGCCGAGTGAGTACGGCCTTTGGACCTCAATCCCAGAACCCGTAACCCTGCGTCAGGAAATCAAAGACGTTTTGACTCTCAGGCAGAAACGTACAGGTGTATACCTCTTTTTCTTGCGGCGGATAGGGTACCGGCACTGCACCGCCGGCATCACCACAGCTACCCCCCTCCTGTCGCGCTGGAAAAGCGAGAATCTCCAGCTGTGGCAAATCTATCAACTTGATGTTTTTTACGATAAATTCGCGACCGGTATAGCGATCGCCGATACTTTGCTCAGACCACGGCGTACATGCGAAGGGATTAGCCGCCGTGTTGAAACCCAGGCCAACACCCGTGTTAAACGGATTAGCGTCTTGGCAAAAAGCCAGGGCAGCACGAAGCGGCCCTACCAGTATCGAGTACTCCATATTGTTCGCCAGATTGGGCGCGAGGTAGCTGTTATTAAAACCGTCAAAGCATTGCTTTGACGAGATTGCACAGTTCTGGCTTCCCACTTTGCACGCTGGCACGTTCTCACCTGTATTGAGTTGTACCGTGAAGCCCAATGCCATCTGCACCTCCGGGCTGCAGCTTCCGGGGTTCTCCGTCGACGGCCACTCTCGGTTGGGATAAGTACCCGAGCCGGAGCATCCGGTTAACTTCGTAAATACATCAACAACATCTTCCTGAACGGACATTTTTGTATAGGGCTCGACCATGAGTCGCCCCAGCTCCAATGGCACAAAAACCTCGAACTCCTCCTCAAGAATCTTGAACCATGCTTCAAAGGACGGCACTTGCACCTGCGCATCTTGTGGCAGCGTATACGCGGCAAGAATCAGCGAAGACACCGGATTGTCTGCCACGTATGGCCGCACGTAAACCGGGAAGCCAATGAAGGTGTCAATTGCTGTGAGCATTTTTATCAGAATCGACGGGTTATTAGATTGTCCCCATCGTCTATTGAGCTCGAGGTAGCGATGCGCGTTGGTACTGCCGTTGGCCCAGGCATACTGATACTGCTCTGGATAGAGCCTCTCGCCGCCCTGTAAAGACGTCACATAAAGATCAGGGGAGATGCAGTGTTCCGGAGTGGTTTGAAAACTTGCGACTGCCGCCGCATAGTCAGCGGGTGTCTCGATTCTCAGCGAGCACGCCACCGATGGTTGATCGATTGGCTGTGCACTGCAAAACGCTGGCGGACCGTTAGCGCTCGACGCGCTGGAGTTGCTATTACTATCGCATCCACACAGTAATGCCGCTGCTGCTAATACCGTGAAAGACGCAAAGCGTCCCACCGTTTGTTGATATGAAGATGAAGGAAACATGGACTTATCTCGTGTTGATGATAGTGGTGAGAAACACTTTGGCTACTGATAACTTTGGCTACTGATAACTTAGTCTATTCTGTATAAAAAATATGCACATGGCGAAAATATTTGGATGATATCCCGCCGAATATGGAAGCTGATGATCAACTTCTGGGCACGCGCAGGAATCGGTATTCGAGACGACCGCATTTGAGATACGCATCAAACTCTCGATGGACAAAGGAAGTCAGTAATCGGGCCAAGTCAGCTCCCCGACTAGTGGCTGGCGAAATCGCCGTTAGAGAAAACTGGCGACTCTCACCGTGAAAGCCCGTCTCCCCATTACTATTACGCCCATCCCTGAACGCAAAAAGCTCGCTGAATAGCGGCCTTTGCGAGGTTTTTGCGGTCAGCCTCTGTTGAAAGTCTATCATCCACAGACTGCAGGGCGATGATGGCAGCCTCAGCAAGAATTGTCTTCAGGAAATTCTCTGTAAACAGACGAATCACGGCCCCTACCTCTGTCTGTTACATCGCAGCTGCAACAGCAATGCGATGATGAGAAACAGCATGGCGAGCACCAGGCGGAGGTCGCCTAGCTGGTACCATGGGTCCAATGGAAAGGCTATTGTCTTCTCCATTGCCGCCACCTTAAACGCATGAATGCTGGATTCATTCGCGGTAATCTCTTCGAAAATCTCCAGAAGGTCACGCCGACTTCGATACCGGATGAGAGCTCCCTGATCCCAATTGTCCGCGTCTTCCAATCCCCACAGGTCTATAGCCTTGCCGGTACTGAAACCCAGCATGACGATATGCCCTGCCCGCATCAGGGCTTTGCTCATAAAGGGAGACGAGTAGCGATCCAGCACCTGCTGTGTGCTTTCTCCGGGTAACGCCCCCGCCACTGCTTTGGGTGTTTCATAAAGGCCTATCGCATTCCATACCGCAAAATCATCGCCGGTATCGCTCTGCATAAAGCCCTGCCACCGTTCCAACCGCTCCTGTCCGCCGGGAGAATTCTCTATAACACGGGAGAAGTGAGCAACCTCCTCTTCCGTCAACGGCCCCTCAAACGAGGTATACCAGAAGAAGAAAATTCCGTAGAGAACGCCAAGTACAATCCAGCTACGGGACCACCGCCTGCGGTGAACCTGATTACCCTCTGCCATTACACTCCCTCTTTCTTATTTTGCCTTGCGCACGCGTTCATCCCATTGATCATACGTATACTCGCTTCAACAAACCATGCATGCCGCTCGCCGTGTACGTCGGCACGTGACAACCTTAAACCTCGCCGGGTCCACTGTCTGCGCAAGCTGGCCTTCCTGGCCCCCGATATCATGGAGCGAATTACGCGGGTGACGTCCCCGAAACGCTCATCCTGGAGCGTTTCAAAAAGGACTTCCCTCTCGATTGGACAGCCCAGCACTCACACTTCGGATTGAGTCAACTCCCCACTAGTGACTGGCGAAATCGCCGCTGCAGAAAATGGGGAATTCTCGCACCCTGTGGGGTGGCTGCAAAAGTACTGTGCTGAGAATCCACTTGATGCCTATGTCCAAGCAAATGTAGAGCTAGCCAAAGAGCTATACCCAACCCGCACACAGACAAAGCCTAATAAATAGTGTGGGCCAGCTCGTCTTTCAGAGCTTGTAGTAATCTATCGGGGCGTTGGGACATTGGTGCGTTCTCCAGTGAATGAAAAAAGCCCGCTCCGCTGCCGGGGAGATAGTGGGCGGGTAAAGTGGCCGTGAGGTGTCGCCCGTATCTGCCTGGTGGGATGAGACACCAGACCAATCCAAAAGCCACGCGGTGGCCCCTGCAGGCAATTCGAGTAGCCGATCCATCTGGCGAGCTGGCATTGGGGATACAGACATTACGAAATCAAAGAAGCTGGCCTCGCTGTCTTTTGTTTTGTCTGCATATGCCTCCAGCACCTTGCCCATCACTGCCACCTGTCCCCGGTAAACCTGAGCCGCCAGCATTGCCAGCACTTACTCGGGGCGGTTCTCCATGAAAAGAGCCACGGTATGACCCCTGGCAACACCCTTGCTGGCCAGCACCCGGACAAACTGGTTTACCTCGGCACTAAACTCTCGGTAAGTCCACTGCCGGCCCTCGAATATCAGCATAGTATTGTCGGGGAAGCGGGCCACCGTATCTTCAAATACTCGCCCAAGGGAGGTCTTGTCGCTGTCCTCGGGCATGCGATAGCGCAGCGCTGGCAGGACGGTCGTCATCTCACCCATTACCCTGAAAATTTGCAAATCATTACGTGCCTCTGTCTATCCCGCTACTGTCTATTGCGTTGGCGCGGCAGGCACTTCATCGACGCGCACCCACTCGATGGTCCGACTCATAAAACCCACCTTCACCTTGAACTCCATCCGGTCAGGTTTCGGCAGGGATATTTCGGCCTTCTTATACTCGCCCAGTTTTTCTGCATAGACCTGGCCAAGCCACAGGTTCTCTTCAGAGCTATCGGCCTTCAAATCCTTCACAATCTCGCGCCCGACACGCTCGGGAAACTTGTCATTGCGAATCACAGTACCCCTACCCTCCTCGAGATTGATCTCGATCCAGCCAGGCTCGTAGGCATGTTTCCAGAAGCCGGAGATATCCCCGGCAAACGCATAGGGCGCCGCCAGGAATGCTGCTAACACAAACATATGGCCAAGTTTCATAGTTTCCTCCAATAGCCTCACGCGTTCAGTTCACGTGCAGTAAGCTTGCCAAGCTGAGACATGTGCACCTCATCGGGGCCATCGGCAATACGTGAGAAGCGCGCCAGGGTAAACACCTCGGGAATCAGGGTGTCCTGGCACACACCCATGCCTCCGAACACCTGCATGGCGCGATCGGCCACCTGCTGTGCCATGTTGGGTGCGACGATCTTGACCATGGAGATATAGGGTATCGCCGCTTTCATACCCTGGGTGTCCATCACGTGAGCGGCCTGCTGTGTCAGCAAGCGGGCCTGCTCGATATCGCAGCGACAGCGGGCGATCTCGTGCTGTACGCTGGTCTTCTTGATCAGCTTCTCGCCGAAAGCCACGCGCTCATCGGCGCGCGCGCACATCAGCTCCAGACAACGCTGGGACAGGCCTACCAGGCTCATGGCGTACTGGAATCGACCGGGGCCGAGACGGCCCTGGGCAATTTCAAAACCGCAGCCCTCGCCTTTGATCATATTGCTCACCGGCACACGCACGTTGTCGAACAGGAATTCCGCTTCACCGCCGGGGGAGTGCAGGTTGTCGAAGACACGCAGCTCTCGCACCAGCTTCACCCCGGGGGTGTCGCGGGGCACTAGAATAGTGGAGTGCTGGCGGTGACGGTCGTTGTCAGGGTTGGATTTACCCATCACCAGCATGATTTTGCAGCGCGGGTTAACCGCGTTGGTCGTCCACCACTTGCGACCGTTCAGCACGTATTCGTCGCCGTCGCGTTTGATTTCCAACTCCATATTGGTGGCATCAGATGACGCCACCTGGGGTTCGGTCATGGCATAGGCGCTGCGAATTTCGCCCGCCAGAAGTGGTTTCAACCACTGCTCCTGTTGCTCCTGTGTTCCGTACTTCGCCAGCACTTCCATATTGCCGCGGTCGGGCGCGTTGCAATTGAATACCGCCTGGGCCCAGGTCACCTTGCTCATGGTTTCGAACAGCGGCGCAATTTCCACGTTGGTCAGGCCCGGGCTCCAGGGCTCATATTCGTGAGGGAGGAACAGGTTCCACAGGCCCTCGGCCCTGGCCAACTCACGCAGCTCATCAAACCAGGATGGCGTCTCCCAAAGGTTGTCCTGGTTGAGCGTCCATTCGTTCCAGTCGTGTTCACGAGGATAGATATGCTCCCCCATAAATACTTCCAGTTTCGCGTTGAGCGCCATCACTTTTTCGCTTATTTCAAAACCCATGTTCCTCTTCCTCAGTTGGTATAGCGGGAGGTCAGTCCATTCACCGCCTGGTAAAATTCATTCACAGTATCCTGCACGATCTCGGCTGCGCTCTTTACTTCATCGATACGCCCGACCACCTGGCCGGACAACGGAATCGCCGCCTCCATGTCTCCGCCGAAATAGAGCTCGGGTATCCCCGCCAGATGCTCCATGGCGTTGAACGCACCTAGCGGCTCCAGCATTTCAGTACGATCCGTGCGCAGTGCACGCAGGGCAGGACGCGATTGCTGGTTGAGAAACACCGTATCTGTTTCCTTCGCCGCAACCACCGCCTGCTTCCAGTTGTCATGTACCGGCGAGTCGGAGCAACTGAGCATGCGGGTACCCATTTGCACACCCTCGGCGCCCATGGCAAAGGCACCCGCCATGGAAAGGCCATCACACATGCCACCGGCAGCAACGATCGGCAGGTCTGTCCGGGAGCGGATCAGGGGCAGCAGCACCATGGTCGACACCGGGCTGGGGTTCTTGAAACCGCCGCCCTCTCCGCCTTCAACCACCAGGCCGTCCACACCACAATCGATGGCTTTCAACGCCATCTCCAACGTTGGCACCACATGAAACACCTTGATACCCGCTTCCTGGAATGCCTGTGTGCATACCCTGGGGCTACCCGATGATGTGGTGACAAACTTGATATCCTGCTTGATCACAAAGTCGACAATGTCTGTGCCCTTGACGTAAGACAGAGCCACGTTCATGCCGAAAGGCTTGTCAGTGAGATCGCGCATTTTCGCCACCTCGTTGCGGATATTGTCGAACTCGCCCGAGGCAGTTTCGATCACGCCCAGGCCGCCGGCATTGCTGACCGCCGAGGCCAACTGGGCGCGTGCAATCCAACCCATGGGGGCCTGGATGATGGGATAATCCGTGCCGGTCATTTCGGTCACGCGGTTTTTGATCGGTTGTGGTTTCAAAACAATACTCCTGATAGGAATCGAGAACGGTCAGCTCAATGACAACATGGCTTCAACACCGGTACCCTGCAACAGAGCATCTACGCGCTCGCGATCTTCATCACCGAGGGCGCGGTACTGCTCATTGGTCCACTTAAGGCACTTGGCCTGGTAGGGGAAAGTCTGCTGAGTCCAGGGCGCACCTTCGATCTCGCTTTCCCAGGTTTTTTCGCCAGCCGCAACCGCGCGGGCGTTGGCCAGTTGCGCAGGAACGTAAACGCGCCCGATTTCCCGAAGCAGGCCACGCAGACTCTCGGGCTGGTCCTCCAGCCTGGTCCAGTCTTCATCGCCCGGCTCCAGCCCGCTCTGGTCATACAGTTGATCAACCCACGCCACGGTACGTGGCGACACCTCGTGGGCGATAGCCCTTGGCGTCGGGTCGAAACCGACCAGCTGGGTTAACTGCCCGTGAAGACCGAAATCACCAGCACCGGGCCGATTCCCCAGCATAAATTTCTGGTTGGCGAGATGCGTCTCCATGGCTGCGAGGAAGCGACGATAGCTGGCATCGATTACCGGGGCGGTGGTGTCATTTGAACCCACCACATAAAGACGACCGATCTGGCGGTCCGAAAAAAATTGCTTGAACTGCTCGTGGGCGTCTTTCGGCAGGCTCACCTCCATACCAAGGGGCAGCAAGGTGCCAGCGTTGTCCGCGTCCGTTTTCGGGTACCAACGATAGTGAAACATGTACTTGGTACACCATTCGTCGCCAAAGTCTTCGATCAGGTAATCAACAAAAGCCAGCGCCGGATCTCCCGGCAGCACCGATCGGCCTGGGTGCATTTCCTCCAGGCGACGGATAATGGGCGTGGAATCACATTCGGCCTTGAGGCCGTCATCACCCTCGAACAGGAAGGTGGGCATGAAAATGGGCTTTGGCTTTTCGATGCCAAGGTCATCGCAAACCTGGTCGGGCTGCCCCCATTTCACTGCGTACGGAATTCGCCGATACCGCAATAATGCGACCACCTTTTGCGTATAGGGCGAAGCGGTGGCACCGACTAATTGAACCGGCTTCTGTGTGGCCACGGCAGTACTCCTTTCAGGGTAATTGATTTGTCGCTGTCGCAGCGGATAACAATATTGACATAATTAGTGACATTATGTAAACCTGTCTACAGCCTGCTTAAAACTCGGGACAGACCACAATTTTTCCTTGGTGGCCTGCCCCCGGTTTTAT from the Candidatus Marimicrobium litorale genome contains:
- a CDS encoding MFS transporter, whose product is MRGKASESGPRNFRAWWPWCAAVLFLLWQVDFQFAYGFFAESIQQELRLTAFETAAISLAYLLSYGLMQLPAGLLLDRFGARRVLPIAAGFSALSVLLFAQAQGFWTLLGTRILAGAFMAFVFPATGKIARNRLPAHRFALAMAIADMCFGIGAVSAVFIPAFFTDTPWRLLMQGQAFLGLGLGALLWVTLFFTKPDHTLPQAAASATRSIADSLKRPFVRLGIGLYIWGAGLILGFGGYWNVKLQRACGCSTAEISTLELGLFSGLAAGMLVAGILGARVERLRNIFRISTTLTLVLMTVTLGVSTTASTDQLLVLMVALGLLIGTCSLSFAVACLGLPANHAATVVAIVNAGGCLSGALLQALPIWLGEGNATFSTISITYFGIAIFGAWIAWRMPRLTNPAESP
- a CDS encoding alpha/beta fold hydrolase, producing MRRLVTFLIWAIIALLLVAITAYLLARSGLKDMDQSARTELGGDYLETPRGILSYSRLGDEKAPAIILVHGFSTPKFVWDQITPELLKAGYQVIAYDHFGRGFSDRPEGPYNAGLYRDELSSLISGLQLTTPLALVGYSMGGANVVDYAATHPDQIKQLVLIAPAGYMGATDYASVLLAPGVGEWLFTVFGPYYAHSSIKAEVDAERAPGNMLTLFDAQAGYKGYSDALLSTLRHYPMGDFGDRYRALGATNIPVTAIWGTADSIVPYTGAALMADAVPQMELITLENGNHNITFGQPAAVADALLKALKTP
- a CDS encoding AMP-binding protein, whose translation is MTTVLPALRYRMPEDSDKTSLGRVFEDTVARFPDNTMLIFEGRQWTYREFSAEVNQFVRVLASKGVARGHTVALFMENRPE
- a CDS encoding DUF2147 domain-containing protein, yielding MKLGHMFVLAAFLAAPYAFAGDISGFWKHAYEPGWIEINLEEGRGTVIRNDKFPERVGREIVKDLKADSSEENLWLGQVYAEKLGEYKKAEISLPKPDRMEFKVKVGFMSRTIEWVRVDEVPAAPTQ
- a CDS encoding acyl-CoA dehydrogenase family protein, with translation MGFEISEKVMALNAKLEVFMGEHIYPREHDWNEWTLNQDNLWETPSWFDELRELARAEGLWNLFLPHEYEPWSPGLTNVEIAPLFETMSKVTWAQAVFNCNAPDRGNMEVLAKYGTQEQQEQWLKPLLAGEIRSAYAMTEPQVASSDATNMELEIKRDGDEYVLNGRKWWTTNAVNPRCKIMLVMGKSNPDNDRHRQHSTILVPRDTPGVKLVRELRVFDNLHSPGGEAEFLFDNVRVPVSNMIKGEGCGFEIAQGRLGPGRFQYAMSLVGLSQRCLELMCARADERVAFGEKLIKKTSVQHEIARCRCDIEQARLLTQQAAHVMDTQGMKAAIPYISMVKIVAPNMAQQVADRAMQVFGGMGVCQDTLIPEVFTLARFSRIADGPDEVHMSQLGKLTARELNA
- a CDS encoding NAD(P)H-dependent flavin oxidoreductase, whose product is MKPQPIKNRVTEMTGTDYPIIQAPMGWIARAQLASAVSNAGGLGVIETASGEFDNIRNEVAKMRDLTDKPFGMNVALSYVKGTDIVDFVIKQDIKFVTTSSGSPRVCTQAFQEAGIKVFHVVPTLEMALKAIDCGVDGLVVEGGEGGGFKNPSPVSTMVLLPLIRSRTDLPIVAAGGMCDGLSMAGAFAMGAEGVQMGTRMLSCSDSPVHDNWKQAVVAAKETDTVFLNQQSRPALRALRTDRTEMLEPLGAFNAMEHLAGIPELYFGGDMEAAIPLSGQVVGRIDEVKSAAEIVQDTVNEFYQAVNGLTSRYTN
- a CDS encoding glutathione S-transferase N-terminal domain-containing protein, whose protein sequence is MATQKPVQLVGATASPYTQKVVALLRYRRIPYAVKWGQPDQVCDDLGIEKPKPIFMPTFLFEGDDGLKAECDSTPIIRRLEEMHPGRSVLPGDPALAFVDYLIEDFGDEWCTKYMFHYRWYPKTDADNAGTLLPLGMEVSLPKDAHEQFKQFFSDRQIGRLYVVGSNDTTAPVIDASYRRFLAAMETHLANQKFMLGNRPGAGDFGLHGQLTQLVGFDPTPRAIAHEVSPRTVAWVDQLYDQSGLEPGDEDWTRLEDQPESLRGLLREIGRVYVPAQLANARAVAAGEKTWESEIEGAPWTQQTFPYQAKCLKWTNEQYRALGDEDRERVDALLQGTGVEAMLSLS